A stretch of Thermococcus bergensis DNA encodes these proteins:
- a CDS encoding TIGR00296 family protein — protein sequence MYKIKDEWGEFLVRLARKAIEEYLKSGKEIEPPKDTPPELWEKMGVFVTLNRADAPPTQALRGCIGFPYPLYPLVKATIKAAIYAAVDDPRFPPVTLDELDNLTIEVSVLTPPEPVEGPPHERPKKIKVGRDGLIIKKGIYSGLLLPQVPIEWGWDEEEFLSETCWKAGLPPDCWLDEDTEVYRFTAEIFEEEYPNGPVKRKPLH from the coding sequence ATGTATAAGATAAAAGATGAGTGGGGAGAATTTCTAGTGAGGCTTGCCAGAAAGGCTATAGAAGAATATTTAAAGTCCGGTAAGGAAATAGAGCCTCCTAAGGACACTCCTCCCGAGCTTTGGGAAAAAATGGGTGTCTTTGTAACCCTCAACAGGGCTGATGCTCCTCCCACGCAGGCATTACGTGGGTGCATAGGCTTTCCCTATCCACTCTACCCTCTAGTTAAAGCCACTATAAAAGCAGCTATATACGCAGCCGTTGATGACCCACGCTTTCCTCCTGTGACGCTTGATGAACTTGACAATCTAACGATAGAGGTCAGTGTTCTAACTCCTCCGGAGCCCGTAGAGGGGCCGCCTCATGAAAGACCCAAAAAAATAAAGGTCGGAAGAGATGGGCTTATCATTAAAAAGGGCATCTACAGCGGGCTTTTGCTTCCTCAGGTTCCTATTGAATGGGGATGGGATGAAGAGGAGTTCTTGAGCGAAACATGCTGGAAAGCAGGCCTTCCTCCTGACTGCTGGTTAGATGAGGATACGGAGGTTTATCGTTTTACAGCGGAGATTTTTGAAGAAGAGTACCCCAACGGGCCCGTAAAGAGGAAACCTCTGCATTAA
- a CDS encoding MTH1187 family thiamine-binding protein, with amino-acid sequence MGVIIEFVIVPLGELSLSRYVAHVVKLLEEKGVKYQLTPMGTIIEVPTLKEGLKIVEEAHEAMFALGAKRVSTTIRIDDRRDKDRTMEAKVKSVFEKVRGDKD; translated from the coding sequence GTGGGAGTGATTATTGAGTTCGTTATCGTTCCGCTTGGGGAGTTAAGCCTCAGCAGATACGTTGCTCATGTAGTAAAGCTTTTAGAGGAGAAGGGAGTAAAATATCAATTGACTCCTATGGGCACAATCATTGAAGTCCCAACTCTCAAAGAGGGCTTGAAGATAGTTGAAGAAGCCCACGAGGCAATGTTTGCACTTGGTGCGAAAAGAGTCTCGACAACGATAAGGATTGACGACAGAAGGGACAAGGATCGAACAATGGAGGCTAAGGTAAAATCAGTTTTTGAGAAAGTCCGGGGGGATAAAGATTAA
- a CDS encoding DUF373 family protein has product MKVLVLAIDRDDDFGKKAGVRGPVIGRDACIDAALKLSLADPEDSDANVLYAAVKLYDELKERGEFEDVEVALITGHPDVGIKSDLELQRQLEEVLKRFPADGVIPVTDGAEDEQIFPMITSRLPIISTRRVVVKQSEGIETTYYILYRYLKEILSDPEAAKIFFGLPGMILLIYGVAKLLSIKYPQSVTIISSTVTGLILFIVGGYFFAKAFRIKEILGHSLTKGFIQLISTIAALFVLFAGAVNAYLNLESIALQLTGRYPGTELLGVVIFLNAISTPFVIALGVLMTGKIVHSYLRKDYHIWYYISGILLLPALWITIDVTTLYALSIVSFYSIEFLKKGLIAIADIAVATLVGMYLRDKVRGWEKIETERSTSGI; this is encoded by the coding sequence ATTAAAGTATTGGTGCTTGCCATCGATAGAGATGATGATTTTGGAAAAAAAGCTGGGGTTAGGGGACCTGTTATTGGAAGGGATGCATGCATAGATGCCGCTCTGAAACTTAGCCTTGCCGATCCTGAAGACAGCGATGCCAACGTTTTATATGCTGCGGTAAAATTATACGACGAGCTCAAAGAGAGGGGAGAATTTGAGGATGTTGAGGTGGCCCTTATCACGGGGCATCCCGATGTGGGAATTAAGAGTGACTTAGAACTGCAGAGACAGCTGGAAGAGGTTCTTAAGCGTTTTCCCGCAGATGGAGTTATACCGGTTACAGATGGGGCAGAAGATGAGCAGATATTTCCCATGATAACTTCAAGGCTCCCGATAATAAGCACACGGAGAGTCGTTGTCAAGCAAAGCGAGGGCATTGAGACAACGTATTATATCCTGTATCGTTATCTAAAGGAGATTTTGAGTGATCCGGAGGCGGCAAAGATTTTCTTCGGGCTTCCTGGAATGATATTGCTCATCTATGGCGTTGCTAAGTTGCTTTCTATAAAATACCCACAGAGTGTTACAATAATTTCCTCGACCGTTACGGGGTTAATCCTTTTCATAGTAGGTGGGTATTTCTTTGCAAAGGCTTTCCGGATAAAAGAAATCTTAGGACATTCTCTGACCAAAGGGTTTATACAGCTTATTTCCACCATAGCAGCGCTTTTTGTACTCTTTGCTGGAGCGGTAAATGCTTATCTTAACCTTGAGAGCATAGCACTTCAGTTAACCGGCAGATACCCAGGAACGGAACTCTTGGGGGTGGTTATATTTCTAAATGCTATAAGCACACCATTTGTCATTGCACTGGGCGTTTTAATGACAGGTAAGATTGTTCATTCTTACCTGAGAAAGGATTACCATATTTGGTATTACATAAGCGGCATTTTGCTGTTGCCGGCATTGTGGATAACAATTGACGTTACTACACTCTATGCCCTCTCAATAGTATCCTTCTATTCAATCGAATTCCTGAAGAAAGGACTCATAGCGATTGCTGACATAGCCGTCGCAACCCTTGTTGGAATGTATCTAAGAGATAAAGTAAGAGGATGGGAGAAAATTGAAACTGAAAGAAGCACTTCAGGAATATGA
- a CDS encoding coiled-coil domain-containing protein encodes MKLKEALQEYEKRKEAIMKQREGISKKYTESSKEIVSKILRTLENLEQKELPKKIDPQLARIVGVERERYTTALRNMVRKIESIEDIEKVLPEISKLHVAHGRHLLLVFEKEVYEINTLLKVLSDEYSSYIKEINKIGIEDVETEKLLKELEGLKNLIKEEERSKEELTEQLKKLQEQITELENKLEFKAFREAEEELKGEISQKEIAIRSKISKLQKPIKRMRMPDATARKFLEDSAYAIHHPEEFLKLLDRIEDKLDKKYKKTVEWARTSLLRESQELALMKEKLAKIEEELSAFVNEEDSKKREIMELKRKLKEKEEKLKLLKKQMQELEEELRKSISKLEHILGEKIEMS; translated from the coding sequence TTGAAACTGAAAGAAGCACTTCAGGAATATGAAAAAAGAAAAGAAGCCATCATGAAACAGAGAGAGGGAATATCAAAAAAATATACGGAAAGCTCTAAGGAGATAGTCTCAAAAATCCTCAGAACTCTTGAGAATCTTGAACAAAAGGAGTTACCCAAAAAGATTGACCCTCAGCTGGCAAGGATTGTGGGGGTCGAGAGGGAAAGATACACAACCGCGCTCAGGAATATGGTGAGAAAGATAGAAAGCATTGAAGACATCGAGAAGGTATTGCCTGAGATTTCCAAGCTCCATGTTGCTCACGGCAGACATTTGCTCCTTGTCTTTGAGAAGGAAGTTTATGAGATAAACACCCTCTTAAAGGTTCTATCTGATGAATATTCCTCGTACATCAAGGAGATAAACAAAATTGGTATTGAAGACGTCGAGACCGAAAAACTGCTAAAAGAACTGGAAGGCCTCAAGAATCTCATAAAAGAGGAAGAGCGTTCAAAAGAAGAACTCACAGAACAGTTGAAAAAGCTCCAGGAACAGATTACGGAACTGGAAAATAAACTGGAGTTTAAAGCTTTCAGAGAAGCTGAAGAAGAGCTTAAGGGAGAGATATCGCAAAAAGAAATTGCCATCCGTTCTAAGATTTCCAAGCTTCAGAAGCCAATAAAAAGAATGAGGATGCCAGACGCCACTGCGAGGAAATTTTTGGAGGATTCCGCCTATGCTATCCATCATCCCGAGGAGTTTCTCAAGCTACTCGATAGAATTGAGGACAAGCTCGATAAAAAGTATAAGAAAACTGTGGAGTGGGCCAGAACAAGTTTGCTAAGGGAATCTCAAGAACTTGCCTTAATGAAAGAAAAATTGGCAAAAATCGAGGAGGAGCTCTCAGCCTTTGTAAATGAGGAAGACTCCAAAAAACGAGAAATAATGGAGCTAAAGAGAAAACTTAAGGAGAAGGAGGAGAAATTGAAATTACTCAAGAAACAGATGCAGGAGCTGGAAGAAGAGCTTAGAAAAAGCATCTCAAAACTTGAGCATATTCTTGGAGAAAAAATCGAAATGAGTTAA